One region of Vespula vulgaris chromosome 9, iyVesVulg1.1, whole genome shotgun sequence genomic DNA includes:
- the LOC127066418 gene encoding maltase 1-like encodes MFRTLCFCSLLLATGLVHGEIKNKGWWRNAVFYQIYPRSFMDSNNDGVGDLKGITSKLDHFVDAGVQGIWLSPIYASPMIDFGYDISDFKAIHPEFGTMQDFETLVAKSKKLGLKVILDLVPNHTSDKHEWFQKYLAGEKKYKDYYIWRKGRKDDGVTPPNNWISVFSGPAWTYNATLKEWYFHQFEYRQPDLNYSHPEVRAEMEDVIRFWLRKGVDGFRIDAVPHLFEIEDLRDEPRSSDPSATDRDYTYLNHIYTKDDPRTYELVQSWRNILDNYSNANNEDEKVIMTEAYTSLENTTKFYEYGSHIPFNFKLITDVNHNSSATDFKRIIETWMAHTPSTGSANWVLGNHDRSRTASRYPNRAVQMTMLPMILPGIAVTYYGEEIGMVDKSDISWEDTQDPQACNAGKDKYQSRSRDPNRTPFQWDYTKNAGFSNGNQTWLPVHENYKELNLLDQKNGTQQSLYKMYRSLIQLRNTSRALKQGDLKMKVLKFNTDYCYNCELLIINREVPGETVSLIMSFSPAIQIRLDLKDVMTLRNNTYVEVDTYYTKRYKLYFDTIYINSWEGIVISSSD; translated from the exons ATGTTTCGCACGCTTTGCTTTTGTTCACTGTTGCTCGCTACTGGTCTCGTCCATGGCGAAATCAAAAACAAGGGATGGTGGAGGAACGCCGTATTTTATCAAATCTATCCACGAAGTTTCATGGATTCCAATAACGATGGAGTCGGAGATCTAAAAG GTATTACATCAAAATTGGATCATTTCGTTGACGCTGGAGTTCAAGGAATATGGCTTTCACCGATTTATGCGAGTCCAATGATAGATTTTGGTTACGACATATCAGATTTCAAAGCCATACATCCAGAGTTTGGTACCATGCAGGATTTCGAGACATTGGTAGCCAAATCGAAGAAACTTGGATTAAAA GTAATTCTTGATCTCGTACCAAATCATACATCCGACAAGCATGAGTGGTTCCAAAAGTACCTCGCCggggagaaaaaatataaggattattatatttggaGAAAGGGCCGAAAGGATGATGGAGTGACGCCACCGAACAATTGGATCAGTGTGTTCAGTGGTCCTGCGTGGACGTACAATGCTACCTTGAAGGAATGGTATTTCCATCAATTCGAGTACAGGCAACCAGACTTGAATTACAGTCATCCAGAAGTGCGAGCCGAGATGGAA gaCGTCATTCGATTTTGGTTACGTAAAGGCGTAGACGGTTTTCGAATAGATGCCGTTCCTCATCTTTTCGAAATAGAAGATCTCCGTGATGAACCTAGAAGTTCCGATCCAAGCGCTACGGATCGCGATTACACTTATTTGAACCATATTTATACCAAAGATGATCCACGAACCTATGAACTCGTACAAAGCTGGAGAAATATTCTTGATAATTATTCCAATGCCAATAACGAGGATGAGAAG GTGATTATGACGGAAGCTTATACTTCTCTAGAAAATACGACGAAATTTTACGAGTATGGTTCTCACATACCATTTAATTTCAAACTGATCACCGACGTGAATCATAATTCGAGTGCGACCGATTTTAAGAGAATCATCGAGACATGGATGGCTCACACTCCAAGTACTGGAAGTGCTAATTGGGTG TTGGGAAATCATGATCGAAGTCGCACTGCCTCACGTTATCCAAACCGGGCTGTCCAAATGACGATGTTACCGATGATCTTGCCTGGTATTGCCGTAACTTATTACGGAGAAGAAATCGGAATGGTTGACAAGAGTGACATATCTTGGGAGGACACGCAAGATCCACAGGCTTGTAATGcaggaaaagataaatatcaaaGTCGATCTCGCGATCCAAATCGCACACCTTTCCAGTGGGACTATACTAAAAATGCGG GATTCAGCAATGGTAATCAAACATGGCTTCCGGttcatgaaaattataaagaattgAATTTGTTAGATCAAAAGAACGGCACGCAACAGTCACTTTATAAGATGTATCGATCTTTGATACAATTGCGCAACACATCGCGTGCACTTAAGCAAGGTGATTTGAAAATGAAGGTGTTAAAGTTCAACACGGATTATTGTTACAACTGCGAATTGTTAATTATCAATCGCGAAGTTCCTGGAGAGACCGTGTCTCTCATAATGAGTTTTTCTCCAGCTATACAAATACGCCTAGATTTGAAAGATGTCATGACTCTCCGTAACAATACATACGTTGAAGTTGATACCTATTATACCAAGAG atataaattatattttgatactatatatatcaattcttGGGAAGGAATTGTTATATCGTCAAGTGATTag